One window from the genome of Brachyspira hampsonii encodes:
- a CDS encoding LolA family protein, translating into MKKIVLFIILLSIQAHSQIMTPEKVVSMISNRFSAIKGFSANFVERNGERVSYGDVITKNPNLFRMQYSSGGNGQSIYCNGETLWIIFPRNNVVAEQKLNYGDSGAIYTPEGIMRLTTKFNIDFYNERGLVSVNSFNDSELGIAKYNSSYAANDNRKAYHMLLTSKQASVDRTGFTKIHLWVDNTGMIIRILGITTTNVPVEYLFTSIRYNPNYEDNNKDFEPEISENMQVLKDGLVPNN; encoded by the coding sequence ATGAAAAAAATTGTATTGTTTATTATATTGCTAAGTATTCAAGCCCATTCTCAAATAATGACTCCCGAAAAAGTTGTTAGTATGATATCTAATAGATTTTCTGCTATTAAAGGTTTTTCAGCTAATTTTGTAGAGAGAAATGGTGAAAGAGTTTCTTACGGAGATGTTATAACTAAAAATCCTAATTTATTTAGAATGCAATACTCAAGCGGGGGAAATGGACAGTCTATATACTGCAATGGGGAAACTCTATGGATAATATTTCCTAGAAATAATGTTGTTGCAGAGCAGAAATTAAATTATGGTGATTCAGGTGCTATATATACTCCCGAAGGAATTATGAGACTTACTACTAAATTTAATATAGATTTTTATAATGAAAGGGGACTTGTATCTGTAAATAGCTTTAACGATTCTGAATTGGGAATAGCTAAGTATAATAGTTCTTATGCAGCAAATGATAATAGAAAGGCCTATCATATGCTATTAACTTCAAAACAAGCTAGCGTAGACAGAACAGGTTTTACTAAAATACATTTATGGGTAGATAATACAGGTATGATTATAAGAATATTGGGAATAACAACTACAAATGTTCCGGTTGAGTATTTATTTACATCTATTAGATATAACCCAAATTATGAAGATAATAACAAGGATTTTGAACCAGAGATATCAGAAAATATGCAGGTTCTTAAAGATGGTTTAGTACCTAACAATTAA
- a CDS encoding ATP-dependent Clp protease ATP-binding subunit, with the protein MFQFHLTSKAKKVIELYAQEEAKRLNHDMVTPEHILLGLLHESEALATRVLLRLKIDLDRLKLELESAMVKSSTTKVFGTLPTAPRVQKLISRSAEEARALSHNYIGTEHLLLGLLREESGTAYNVLTSMGLELTILRQEILKMLGVAGSNMSSMEQTNQEDNVKKVKTPTLDQFARDLTKMARDKALDKVIGRENEVMRVVQILSRRKKNNPILLGEPGVGKTAIVEGLAEKIVAGDVPDILLRKRVLTLDLSSVVAGTKYRGEFEERIKNIVLEIKKANNIIIFIDELHTLIGAGGAEGALDAANMLKPALSRGEIQCIGATTINEYKKYIEKDGALVRRFQPINVEEPSVEDTIEILNGIKPKYEEHHKVKYTDEAITAAAVLSKRYIFERHLPDKAIDLIDEAGSRARLLNMTRPQEFKDLEKKIEELNQNKKNAVDNQNFEDAARIRDEISSLQEELSIKEEKWRGEREKIETFIEEDDIRHVISEITNIPIKRLLNSESKRLIGMEEELHQKVVGQKEAISSISKAIRRSRAGLKTSKRPLGSFIFLGPTGVGKTALAKVLSEFMFGDSDALIRIDMSEFMEKFAVSRLIGAPPGYVGYEEGGGLTEKVRRKPYSLILFDEIEKAHPDVTNILLQVLEEGQLTDNFGRKVDFSNTIIIITSNLGARDIVKGSSLGFNAVGSEKDANDIKNFALEELKQNFNPEFLNRIDDIIVFHTLSKDDLKDIINIMLKELNDAIKERNIVINLSEEAKNYIIDKGFDKKYGARSLRRAIQKEIEDYVSTEILFGNIEDGDTINVDANDGSLIFSYDKSVRTENKELSKS; encoded by the coding sequence ATGTTTCAATTTCATTTAACAAGCAAAGCAAAAAAGGTAATAGAATTATATGCTCAAGAGGAGGCTAAGAGATTAAATCATGATATGGTTACTCCTGAACATATACTTTTGGGGCTTCTGCATGAGTCAGAGGCTTTGGCTACTCGTGTGTTATTGAGATTGAAAATTGATTTAGACAGACTTAAATTAGAATTAGAATCAGCTATGGTAAAATCTTCAACTACAAAAGTATTTGGAACTTTGCCTACTGCTCCAAGAGTACAGAAACTTATAAGCAGATCTGCCGAAGAAGCTAGAGCTTTAAGTCATAATTATATAGGCACTGAACATTTACTGCTTGGTCTTTTAAGAGAGGAAAGCGGTACTGCTTATAATGTACTTACAAGTATGGGACTTGAGCTTACTATATTAAGACAAGAAATATTAAAAATGCTTGGTGTTGCCGGAAGTAATATGTCTTCTATGGAACAGACTAATCAGGAAGATAATGTTAAAAAGGTTAAAACTCCTACTTTGGATCAATTTGCACGCGATTTGACTAAAATGGCTAGAGATAAGGCTTTGGATAAAGTTATAGGAAGAGAAAATGAAGTAATGAGAGTTGTTCAGATTCTTTCAAGAAGAAAAAAGAATAATCCTATACTTTTGGGCGAACCGGGAGTTGGAAAAACTGCTATAGTTGAAGGGTTAGCAGAAAAAATAGTGGCTGGAGATGTACCTGATATACTTCTTAGAAAACGAGTATTAACTTTGGATTTGTCTTCTGTAGTTGCTGGTACAAAATATAGAGGTGAATTTGAAGAGAGAATAAAAAATATAGTTTTAGAAATTAAAAAAGCAAATAATATAATAATATTTATAGATGAGCTTCATACATTAATAGGAGCAGGCGGTGCTGAAGGTGCTTTAGATGCTGCTAATATGTTAAAACCTGCTCTTTCCCGCGGAGAAATACAGTGTATAGGGGCTACTACAATCAATGAATATAAAAAATATATAGAAAAAGACGGTGCTTTAGTTAGGAGATTTCAGCCTATCAATGTTGAAGAGCCTAGCGTAGAAGATACCATAGAAATTTTAAATGGAATAAAACCTAAATATGAGGAACATCATAAAGTAAAATATACCGATGAGGCTATTACTGCAGCTGCTGTATTGAGTAAAAGATATATATTTGAAAGACACTTGCCTGATAAAGCTATAGATTTAATAGATGAGGCAGGTTCAAGGGCAAGACTTCTTAATATGACAAGACCGCAGGAGTTTAAAGATTTAGAGAAGAAAATAGAAGAACTTAATCAAAATAAGAAAAATGCAGTTGATAATCAGAATTTTGAAGATGCTGCTAGAATAAGGGATGAGATTAGTTCTTTGCAGGAAGAGCTTTCAATTAAAGAAGAAAAATGGCGTGGAGAAAGAGAGAAAATAGAAACATTTATTGAAGAAGATGATATAAGACATGTTATATCTGAAATAACTAATATACCTATAAAAAGATTATTAAATTCAGAAAGCAAAAGACTTATAGGTATGGAAGAAGAACTTCATCAGAAAGTTGTAGGACAGAAAGAGGCCATATCTTCTATATCTAAAGCTATTAGAAGAAGCAGAGCAGGGCTTAAAACCTCAAAAAGACCGCTTGGAAGTTTTATTTTCTTGGGACCTACAGGCGTTGGTAAAACTGCTTTAGCTAAAGTTCTTTCAGAGTTTATGTTTGGAGATAGCGATGCTCTTATCAGAATAGATATGAGTGAGTTTATGGAAAAGTTTGCTGTTAGCAGACTTATAGGAGCTCCTCCTGGATATGTAGGTTATGAAGAGGGCGGCGGACTTACTGAAAAGGTGAGAAGAAAACCTTATTCTCTTATACTTTTTGATGAAATAGAAAAAGCTCACCCAGATGTTACTAATATACTTTTACAGGTACTTGAGGAAGGTCAGCTTACTGATAACTTTGGAAGGAAAGTTGATTTTTCAAATACTATTATAATTATAACAAGCAATTTGGGTGCTAGAGATATTGTTAAAGGAAGTTCTTTAGGATTTAATGCTGTTGGAAGCGAGAAAGATGCTAATGATATTAAAAATTTCGCTTTGGAAGAATTAAAACAGAATTTCAATCCGGAATTTTTAAATAGAATTGATGATATTATAGTATTCCATACTCTTAGCAAAGATGATTTGAAAGATATTATTAATATAATGCTTAAAGAGCTTAATGATGCTATTAAAGAGAGAAATATTGTTATTAATTTAAGCGAAGAGGCTAAGAATTATATCATAGATAAAGGATTCGACAAGAAGTATGGTGCTAGAAGTTTGAGAAGAGCTATACAGAAAGAGATAGAGGATTATGTGAGTACCGAAATATTGTTCGGTAATATAGAAGATGGTGATACTATTAATGTTGATGCTAATGATGGCTCTTTGATATTTTCTTATGACAAGTCAGTTAGGACAGAAAATAAGGAATTATCTAAAAGTTAG
- the rimO gene encoding 30S ribosomal protein S12 methylthiotransferase RimO, with protein sequence MQNIYLHSLGCEKNTVDGEHILAILQKKGFNITNNPEDADIIVINTCAFIEDSKKESIDAIFDHSMYKKYGKCKRLIVSGCMSERYKENFLEMFKEVDSAIGIYDLENILKAVEEDGFHDAKENTEYKEYGDRVNTGTKYSVYIRISDGCHANCSFCAIPGIRGDHRSRRIEDIVKEAENYAENGAKEINLIAQETTFYGYDIYNRLALPDLLKALSKVEGIKWIRVLYQNPVVLNDEIIESFFTTDKVVPYFDIPLQHVDKNILKDMNRGTRSYKFYREMIDKIRSYNNDAVIRTSLIVGFPGETSESFKKLIKFVRNAQIDRVGVFTYSEEENTKALLINKPKMGRNRKLMLRERLMRAAIEVSEKRLERFIGRTIDVLIEKKEDDNKFIGRSMYDAPEVDGYVEVYNENTNNNINIGDIVQVAVTHNTEYDLIGNVI encoded by the coding sequence TTGCAGAATATATATTTACATAGTTTAGGATGCGAGAAGAATACTGTTGATGGAGAGCATATATTAGCCATATTACAGAAAAAAGGCTTTAATATTACTAATAATCCGGAAGATGCAGATATAATAGTTATAAATACTTGTGCTTTTATAGAGGATTCAAAGAAAGAGTCCATTGATGCTATATTTGATCATTCTATGTATAAAAAATACGGAAAATGTAAGAGATTAATAGTATCAGGCTGTATGAGTGAAAGATATAAAGAAAATTTTCTTGAGATGTTCAAGGAAGTTGATTCTGCTATAGGTATATATGATTTGGAGAATATATTAAAAGCTGTAGAAGAAGATGGTTTTCATGATGCCAAAGAAAATACTGAATATAAAGAGTATGGTGATAGAGTAAATACAGGCACTAAATATAGTGTTTATATAAGAATAAGCGACGGATGTCATGCCAATTGCAGTTTTTGTGCTATACCTGGAATCAGAGGAGATCATAGAAGCAGAAGAATTGAAGATATAGTAAAAGAAGCTGAAAATTATGCTGAAAACGGAGCTAAAGAAATTAATTTAATAGCTCAGGAAACAACTTTTTACGGATATGATATATATAATAGATTAGCCTTACCGGATTTACTTAAAGCTCTTTCAAAAGTTGAAGGCATTAAGTGGATAAGAGTGCTTTATCAGAATCCTGTTGTTTTGAATGATGAGATAATAGAATCTTTTTTTACTACGGATAAAGTTGTTCCTTATTTTGATATACCTTTGCAGCATGTGGACAAAAATATATTAAAAGATATGAACAGAGGCACAAGAAGCTATAAATTTTATAGGGAAATGATAGACAAAATAAGAAGCTATAATAATGATGCTGTTATAAGAACTTCTTTGATAGTTGGATTTCCAGGAGAAACTTCTGAATCATTTAAAAAGTTAATAAAGTTTGTAAGAAATGCTCAGATTGATAGGGTAGGAGTATTTACTTATTCCGAAGAGGAAAATACAAAGGCTCTTCTTATAAACAAGCCTAAAATGGGCAGAAATAGAAAATTAATGCTTAGAGAAAGACTTATGAGGGCAGCTATAGAAGTATCCGAAAAAAGATTGGAGAGATTTATAGGAAGGACTATAGATGTATTGATAGAAAAAAAAGAAGATGATAATAAATTTATAGGCAGAAGCATGTACGATGCTCCGGAAGTTGATGGATATGTTGAAGTTTATAATGAAAATACTAATAATAATATAAATATTGGCGATATAGTGCAGGTTGCCGTTACTCATAATACAGAATATGATTTAATAGGCAATGTTATTTAA
- a CDS encoding DNA/RNA non-specific endonuclease, whose product MKTYICSILSIIFIISCQTTNQVYNIKNEDDKEHIIKINRIEYLKPNIKYNINDTIYSTDSSSRIYKVIRKKNLILSNAKRNGYAQRKIVELYGIKGKDQGGHIIGRQFGGSPNIDNLIPINKNLNMGEMKKTEMEWRESIINGEKINNIIIDIKYIYTNTRPYLIIIDYNVEKDYTNYRVKKMLTND is encoded by the coding sequence ATGAAAACATATATTTGCAGTATACTATCTATAATTTTTATAATATCATGCCAAACTACTAATCAGGTATATAATATAAAAAATGAAGATGATAAAGAGCATATTATAAAAATAAACAGAATAGAATATCTAAAACCTAATATAAAATATAATATAAATGATACCATATACAGCACTGACAGCTCATCAAGAATATATAAAGTAATAAGAAAAAAGAATTTAATACTTTCAAATGCCAAAAGAAATGGTTATGCCCAAAGAAAAATTGTAGAGCTTTATGGTATAAAGGGTAAGGATCAAGGAGGACATATAATAGGTAGACAATTCGGAGGCTCTCCTAATATTGATAATCTTATACCAATAAATAAAAATCTAAATATGGGAGAAATGAAAAAAACAGAAATGGAATGGAGAGAAAGCATAATAAATGGAGAGAAAATAAATAATATTATTATAGATATAAAATATATATATACTAATACAAGACCATATTTGATTATTATAGATTATAATGTAGAAAAAGATTATACGAATTACAGGGTAAAAAAAATGCTGACAAATGACTGA
- a CDS encoding DUF3467 domain-containing protein, which yields MKINNTKYNMKKSRSIYSNRSAIIQNDEEIVLLLGNEMRKENTVDVDTAVYLSLPSFLRLYDTLKEKVDKFREGGNLI from the coding sequence ATGAAAATAAATAATACAAAATACAATATGAAAAAATCAAGAAGCATATACAGTAATAGAAGTGCCATAATACAAAATGATGAAGAAATTGTACTTCTGCTTGGAAATGAAATGAGAAAAGAAAATACTGTAGATGTTGACACTGCTGTATATTTATCTTTGCCTAGTTTTCTGAGGCTCTATGATACATTAAAAGAAAAAGTTGATAAATTTAGAGAAGGGGGAAATCTAATATAA
- a CDS encoding helix-turn-helix domain-containing protein, translated as METIGQILKNAREKKGLTIEELEATTHIVARFIKALENEEFDVLPGEIYVKGFIKNLSDKLSLDADMVLERYNLQKNGIKSEQDLLKGNKGIKNIKKNKEPFKEIKDNKDVKDTKEQETNKETVKDTNTKESLKDVINTEKHEEKTIKETNKKNKNNNANNRAETDLIFMARRDLYKLRNKDKSIVPTIIVVLAVIVVIAVIVLNWKNITGFIFPSNNKRQNRNEVEISKNIVDSKAKQSVKSGDIIYFKPLGISATIKFNSIGNVLHININGQDLSFSKSSPIILDLNGNGINDFKISVIEVYDNSATVEMEKLEENQMVNTGYTTDIETAAALNSTNYNNTVSTNLLVINGETYIEQDTEKVDIRIEITAKHFVYIRYFIDSNRPATTNLLSGKTLYLEAKDVVMLTIGNAGEVVVKVNGKIINVGAAGETVNKTIKWVKNLNDSTRYNLIMSDTK; from the coding sequence ATGGAAACTATAGGTCAAATATTAAAAAATGCTAGAGAAAAGAAAGGGCTTACAATAGAAGAACTTGAGGCTACTACTCATATAGTTGCAAGATTTATAAAGGCTTTAGAGAATGAAGAATTTGATGTTCTTCCGGGAGAGATATATGTAAAAGGATTCATAAAGAATTTAAGTGATAAATTATCATTAGATGCTGATATGGTTCTTGAAAGATATAATCTGCAGAAAAACGGCATTAAGTCTGAACAAGATTTATTAAAAGGTAATAAGGGAATAAAAAATATTAAAAAAAATAAAGAGCCTTTTAAAGAAATCAAAGACAATAAAGATGTTAAAGATACTAAAGAACAGGAAACTAATAAAGAAACCGTAAAAGATACTAATACAAAAGAATCTCTTAAAGATGTTATCAATACTGAGAAGCATGAAGAGAAAACTATAAAAGAAACAAATAAGAAAAATAAAAATAATAATGCCAATAACCGTGCCGAAACAGATTTGATTTTTATGGCAAGGAGAGATTTATATAAATTAAGGAATAAGGATAAATCTATAGTACCTACAATAATTGTTGTACTTGCGGTTATTGTTGTTATAGCCGTTATAGTTCTTAATTGGAAGAATATAACAGGATTTATATTTCCTTCAAACAATAAGAGACAAAATAGGAATGAAGTTGAGATATCAAAGAATATAGTTGATAGTAAGGCTAAGCAAAGTGTAAAGTCTGGGGATATTATATACTTTAAGCCTCTTGGAATATCAGCTACAATTAAGTTTAATAGCATAGGAAATGTTCTTCATATAAATATTAATGGACAGGACTTATCTTTCTCTAAAAGCAGTCCTATAATATTGGATTTGAACGGTAATGGAATAAATGATTTTAAGATAAGTGTTATAGAAGTTTATGATAATTCTGCTACTGTAGAAATGGAAAAACTTGAAGAAAATCAAATGGTTAATACAGGTTATACAACTGATATTGAAACAGCTGCTGCTTTAAATAGCACTAATTATAATAACACAGTGTCTACAAATTTACTTGTAATAAATGGAGAAACTTATATAGAACAGGATACTGAGAAAGTAGATATTAGAATAGAGATAACTGCTAAGCATTTTGTATATATAAGATATTTTATAGATTCAAACAGACCGGCAACTACTAACCTTTTAAGCGGTAAAACATTGTATTTAGAGGCTAAAGATGTTGTTATGCTTACTATAGGTAATGCTGGAGAGGTTGTAGTTAAAGTTAATGGGAAAATTATTAATGTAGGAGCTGCTGGGGAAACTGTTAATAAGACTATAAAATGGGTTAAGAATTTGAATGACTCTACTAGATATAATCTTATTATGTCAGATACTAAATAA
- the clpX gene encoding ATP-dependent Clp protease ATP-binding subunit ClpX: MKKKKQENESSSIGKEEKKSSYADKEDAFRAYFEIVTKIVYTLNLISDRNDMTRRLSSNIDRALGYDDEMMSNNEKMVNSSNEVEILINSLNTDVKKIYSFKKYNFNIERFISDKNLDLDERFILYSVLVYTIYGDSMSAISVRRILELITLNNDIYINKYHYFDNNSKLISSGIFNLSHEPYPSSGILEVTNTLITFINSRVIFAFLEKDSYNVIESIISNEELLKKYSLESKIGSKSKSSKSDILTPKEIVAQLDKTVIGQDEAKKALAVHAYLHCLRINGNKDIPFRSNILMIGPTGVGKTYLVKTLADILGLPFARADVTTLTETGYVGDDVEVVLYNLYRKANGDLEHAQHGIVFLDEVDKIAKADAHQSTTGNPSDKAVQEALLSMMNGEDIRVPEFGDRRMMHSSDGILMNTKNILFIFGGAFVGLDDIIKMRLKGESSLGFGSNAVINKLQKNRILSQVDVKDIEKYGMIPEFIGRIPIIVTLNDLTKENLKDILTKTSESPIIKYTEFFKSIGKKLVVTAEAINFIVDKASSMNMGARSLKSIVETAMVNILFNLDGVKGNTLTLTKYDIENAFSEKEFVTSGNENDKLDNSGKNFSKESFMA, translated from the coding sequence ATGAAGAAAAAAAAGCAGGAAAATGAATCCAGCAGTATTGGAAAAGAAGAAAAAAAATCATCTTATGCTGATAAAGAAGATGCTTTCAGGGCATATTTTGAAATAGTTACTAAAATAGTTTATACATTGAATCTAATATCAGATAGAAATGATATGACTAGAAGACTTTCAAGCAATATTGACAGAGCTTTGGGTTATGATGATGAGATGATGTCCAATAATGAAAAAATGGTTAATAGCAGTAATGAAGTTGAAATACTTATAAATTCTCTTAATACAGATGTAAAAAAGATATACTCTTTTAAGAAGTATAATTTTAATATAGAAAGATTTATATCAGATAAGAATTTAGATTTAGATGAGAGATTTATTTTATATTCTGTATTAGTCTATACTATTTACGGTGATTCTATGTCTGCTATATCTGTTAGAAGAATATTAGAGCTTATCACATTAAATAATGATATATATATAAATAAGTATCATTATTTTGATAATAATAGCAAATTAATATCAAGCGGCATATTTAATCTATCACATGAACCTTATCCAAGCAGCGGTATACTTGAAGTAACAAATACATTAATAACATTTATAAATTCCAGAGTAATATTTGCGTTTTTAGAAAAAGATAGCTACAATGTTATAGAAAGTATAATCAGCAATGAAGAACTTCTAAAAAAATACTCATTAGAAAGTAAAATAGGCAGTAAAAGCAAATCTTCAAAGTCAGATATTTTAACTCCTAAAGAAATAGTTGCTCAGCTAGATAAAACGGTTATAGGTCAGGACGAAGCAAAAAAGGCACTTGCAGTACATGCATATTTGCATTGTTTGAGAATAAACGGCAATAAAGATATACCTTTCAGATCAAATATTCTTATGATAGGACCTACAGGAGTTGGTAAAACTTATTTAGTAAAGACATTGGCGGATATATTAGGACTTCCTTTCGCCCGTGCCGATGTAACTACACTCACAGAAACAGGATATGTCGGTGATGATGTAGAGGTTGTTCTTTATAATCTTTATAGAAAAGCTAACGGCGATTTGGAGCATGCTCAGCATGGCATAGTATTTTTAGATGAAGTTGACAAAATTGCAAAGGCTGATGCTCATCAATCTACTACAGGTAATCCTTCTGATAAGGCTGTACAGGAAGCACTTCTTTCTATGATGAATGGCGAGGATATAAGAGTTCCTGAATTCGGAGACAGGCGTATGATGCATTCGAGCGATGGAATACTTATGAATACTAAAAACATATTGTTTATATTCGGAGGTGCTTTTGTAGGGCTTGATGATATAATTAAGATGCGTTTGAAAGGAGAAAGCAGTTTGGGATTTGGCTCTAATGCTGTTATAAATAAACTGCAGAAAAATAGGATATTGAGTCAGGTTGATGTTAAAGATATAGAAAAATATGGTATGATACCTGAGTTTATAGGAAGAATTCCGATAATAGTAACATTAAATGATCTTACTAAAGAAAATTTGAAAGATATCTTGACAAAAACTTCGGAATCTCCTATTATTAAATATACTGAATTTTTTAAAAGTATAGGTAAGAAGCTAGTAGTAACTGCTGAAGCTATTAATTTTATAGTTGATAAGGCTTCCAGCATGAATATGGGTGCAAGATCTTTAAAAAGTATAGTTGAAACAGCGATGGTTAATATACTTTTTAATTTAGACGGAGTAAAAGGTAATACCTTAACTCTTACTAAATATGATATAGAAAATGCATTCAGTGAGAAGGAGTTTGTAACTTCAGGCAATGAAAATGACAAATTAGATAATTCCGGTAAGAATTTTTCTAAAGAATCTTTTATGGCTTGA
- a CDS encoding RNA polymerase sigma factor, with the protein MIVTKEKELLKDYELIEAHKKGDSEALDILLTRYKNYIFNLSYRFMHNYEDAMDLTQDVLIRVYKAIDRYEERNYFKGWLYRIISNTAINMYSKAYRRESPYLEKLEIVDDKRYNTEKEYERIYLQEKIYNASTKLKGKQRDVFILRYYENYSYKEISDILNISSDSAKSNYSYALKKMKSLLEKERTLL; encoded by the coding sequence ATGATAGTAACTAAAGAAAAAGAATTATTAAAAGATTATGAATTAATAGAAGCACATAAGAAAGGTGATAGTGAAGCATTGGATATATTATTAACAAGATATAAAAATTACATATTTAATTTATCATATCGTTTTATGCATAATTATGAAGATGCTATGGATTTAACACAAGATGTATTAATACGCGTATACAAAGCAATAGACAGATATGAAGAACGCAATTATTTTAAAGGCTGGCTGTATCGTATAATAAGCAATACCGCTATTAATATGTATTCTAAGGCTTATAGGAGAGAATCTCCTTATTTAGAAAAATTAGAAATAGTTGATGATAAAAGGTATAATACAGAAAAAGAATATGAAAGAATATATCTTCAGGAAAAAATTTATAATGCTTCTACTAAATTAAAGGGAAAACAGAGAGATGTCTTTATATTGAGATATTATGAGAATTACTCATATAAAGAAATATCAGATATTTTGAATATATCAAGCGATTCAGCTAAGAGTAATTATTCTTATGCTCTTAAAAAAATGAAATCGCTCCTAGAAAAAGAAAGGACTCTTTTATGA